In Planococcus sp. MB-3u-03, the DNA window TACCGATACGGCCGACATAGTCGTTGTAATCAAGAAGTGCCACTTGGAATTGCAATGGCTCTTCACGGTTATCGATCGGTGCCGGTACGTGGTCCATGATTGCATCATAGATGACCTGCATGTTTTCTTCCTGGTCAGCTGGGTCAGATGAAAGACTTGCCGTTCCGTTCATGCCTGATGCAAAAATGACCGGGAATTCCAATTGGTCGTCGTTTGCTTCAAGTTCGATGAACAATTCGATGACTTCATCGACAACTTCATCCGGACGCGCGAAATCGCGGTCGATTTTGTTGACGACTACAATCGGCTTGAGGTTTTGCTCAAGCGCTTTTTTCAAGACAAAGCGTGTCTGTGGCATACAGCCTTCGTAAGCATCGACAACGAGCAAGACACCATCAACCATTTTCATGATGCGCTCCACTTCGCCGCCGAAATCGGCGTGTCCAGGAGTATCCAAAATGTTGATTTTAGCGTCTTTATATTGAATCGCGGTGTTTTTCGCTAGGATTGTGATTCCGCGTTCTCTTTCAATGTCGTTTGAGTCCATCGCCCGCTCATCAACATGTTCGTTTGATCGGAAGATTCCTGATTGCTGAAGCAACTGATCCACCAATGTCGTTTTGCCGTGGTCAACGTGTGCGATAATTGCAATGTTTCGTAAATCGTTTCTAAGGTTAGTCATACTTTCACTCCAATATTCTTTTTTCGAGCCTATAACTGTGCTAGTATAGCACATATAGGGGAAAAACCCTACGATTTTATTTCATGCGTATGCAGGAGGTTAGATGGTATGAAAGAAGCGATCATAGAATCATGGCATAATATAAAATGGATTTTTGTACTATATTCATTGGCGGCAATTGGAGCAATGGTGCTCATCGGCGTCGCAGTGGCACTTCGCAGCGTAACCGGTATTTTTCTCTCCATCCTATTATTATTGGTCATCATGGGCTTTGGATTCAAACGCAAAAAAGAAATGCGCGAAGCTGGCGCATTATAAACACAAAAAAGAGGCCGGGATATCCCGGCCTCTTTTTTGTGATGGATTATGTGTGCTTCGGCTTGATATAGTCCTGAAGCAATTTCCCATGAATGGATGGATTGGCGGCTACGAAGGTGTCTGATTTCAGCAGGTTTGCCGGCTGCCCTGAAAAATTGCTCGCAACAGCGCCCACTTCGTTTGCCATTACCAAGCCACC includes these proteins:
- a CDS encoding YlaF family protein, translating into MKEAIIESWHNIKWIFVLYSLAAIGAMVLIGVAVALRSVTGIFLSILLLLVIMGFGFKRKKEMREAGAL